In the genome of Taurinivorans muris, one region contains:
- the hemC gene encoding hydroxymethylbilane synthase, giving the protein MKKIIIATRGSALALWQANHIKDLLCRQYEDLEVELNIIKTKGDIILDVPLAKVGGKGLFVKEIEDALLNGSADLAVHSMKDVPMELPQGLVLGAVPEREDRYDVFLSKNYASVEELPQNAVLGTSSLRRQAQILALRPDLSVKMLRGNVQTRINKMLSGEYDAIILAAAGIKRLNLSVPHQIPLTAPKFLPACGQGALGIEVNEKRSDILEMIAFLNHAETKICVEAERAFLKKLDGGCQVPIAAHSQLKGKTLVLEGLVAEPDASKIIRYSLEDEIGNHIALGENLAQLVLNNGGKEILERLYNQ; this is encoded by the coding sequence ATGAAAAAAATCATCATCGCCACCCGAGGAAGCGCATTGGCTTTGTGGCAGGCAAACCATATTAAAGACTTGCTTTGCCGGCAATACGAAGACTTAGAAGTCGAATTAAACATCATAAAAACAAAAGGCGACATCATTTTAGATGTTCCGCTTGCAAAAGTCGGCGGAAAAGGGCTTTTTGTCAAGGAAATAGAAGACGCATTGCTTAATGGCTCTGCGGATTTGGCTGTTCACAGCATGAAAGACGTGCCTATGGAACTTCCGCAGGGCTTGGTTTTGGGCGCTGTTCCGGAACGGGAAGACAGATACGATGTTTTTCTCTCCAAAAATTATGCGTCCGTGGAAGAACTTCCCCAAAACGCCGTACTCGGAACAAGCAGTCTGCGCCGCCAAGCCCAAATTTTGGCGCTTCGCCCCGATTTATCCGTAAAAATGCTTCGCGGTAATGTGCAAACCCGTATAAACAAAATGCTTTCAGGCGAATATGATGCCATTATTCTTGCTGCAGCGGGAATTAAACGCTTAAATTTAAGTGTCCCACATCAAATTCCCCTCACGGCGCCGAAATTTTTGCCTGCTTGCGGACAGGGAGCCTTAGGCATTGAAGTAAATGAAAAAAGAAGCGATATTCTTGAAATGATAGCATTTCTCAATCACGCCGAAACAAAAATCTGTGTCGAAGCGGAACGGGCTTTCCTCAAAAAACTTGACGGAGGCTGTCAAGTTCCCATTGCCGCCCATTCGCAATTAAAGGGTAAGACCTTAGTATTGGAAGGGCTTGTTGCAGAACCCGATGCAAGCAAAATCATCCGGTACAGCTTGGAAGACGAAATCGGCAATCACATTGCGCTTGGCGAAAACCTTGCGCAGCTTGTTTTGAACAATGGCGGAAAAGAAATTCTTGAACGCTTGTATAACCAATAG
- a CDS encoding Lon protease family protein has product MAKILPLAAEKLHSSLDANKIPWETSDDIPKSLRKDFSQPRAVNALNLAVNIKDNGYNIYLAGENDLGRGYMLYNFLKPIAQKKETPPDLLYVNNFEDTDSPILLKVTAGQGKILKSELAKILQQIKKEIPLRFETEAYEKKRQTILSNFQRIREHFIKEMDTIAEKQGFNLDIDEQGSLTLYPLVEGKRLNDEEFELLDVNIRSEIKRKSDHLLHTMTTVIKKLSKAERDFKQNQKDLEKEVMTDVLHKYFIPFQEKFCKNAGIYQESVNKFFDNMHKDMLENMDLFLVKEGTIPLSLAELSSPVLPTAQDNSSRYELNLFVDNSEIKGAPIIFESHPTFFNVLGCIERESEMGALSTNFTLIKAGSVHKANGGFLAFHIEDILAHPSAWDGLLRVLRANKSKVEDDSNELIKTKTLSPDAFDLDLKVILIGTDQIYETLLENDDRFSKLFKIKAQMSIDTDRTISNIRAWLHNIAHIVNEADLLPFDKEALAALVDYSTLLCEDHTKISLKFPLIRETMIEASALAEMEQRETVTKDYIHKAYQEKMYRSAYIEELFMEEYDRDMIKIQTSGYAVGRVNGLSVTYAGQFEFGLPHQISCTVGVGHGGIIDLERESELAGPIHTKAMMILKSYLVDQFAHNKPLVLTGSLCFEQSYNGIEGDSASGAELVALLSAISKTPINLSLAMTGAVSQAGDIMAVGGVTRKIEGFFKLCEQRGLTGKQGVIIPKDNIEHLMLNERVRNAVAQGLFAIYPVSHVTEALELLTGIPAGKRTKAGNFPKNTLFHTVDAELHELGWLAENSFKTRKKKEK; this is encoded by the coding sequence ATGGCTAAAATTCTTCCCTTAGCGGCTGAAAAACTGCACTCTTCCTTGGATGCGAACAAAATTCCCTGGGAAACAAGTGATGATATTCCTAAATCATTACGGAAAGATTTTTCCCAACCTCGGGCTGTCAATGCTTTAAATCTTGCCGTCAACATAAAAGATAACGGCTATAATATTTATTTGGCAGGGGAAAACGACCTTGGCAGAGGCTATATGCTGTATAATTTTTTAAAGCCCATAGCCCAAAAAAAAGAAACACCTCCTGATTTGTTATATGTCAACAATTTTGAAGATACAGACAGTCCTATTCTGTTAAAAGTCACCGCGGGGCAAGGAAAAATTTTAAAATCGGAACTTGCCAAAATTTTACAGCAGATCAAAAAAGAAATTCCTTTGCGCTTTGAAACAGAAGCCTATGAAAAAAAACGGCAAACGATTTTATCCAATTTTCAAAGAATCCGTGAACATTTTATTAAAGAAATGGATACTATTGCCGAAAAGCAAGGCTTTAATCTGGATATTGACGAGCAAGGCAGTTTAACCCTTTATCCTTTAGTTGAAGGAAAAAGGCTGAACGATGAGGAATTTGAACTTTTAGACGTCAATATCCGCTCTGAAATCAAACGAAAAAGTGACCACTTGCTCCACACCATGACCACCGTCATCAAAAAATTGAGCAAAGCGGAACGTGATTTCAAACAAAATCAAAAAGATCTTGAAAAAGAAGTGATGACAGACGTTTTGCATAAATATTTCATCCCGTTTCAAGAAAAATTTTGTAAAAATGCCGGAATATACCAAGAAAGCGTCAACAAATTCTTTGACAACATGCATAAGGATATGCTTGAAAATATGGATTTATTCCTTGTCAAAGAAGGAACGATCCCCCTCAGCCTCGCTGAATTGTCCTCCCCTGTCCTTCCGACGGCTCAAGACAATTCATCACGCTATGAGCTCAATCTTTTTGTCGATAACAGCGAAATAAAAGGAGCTCCCATTATTTTTGAAAGCCACCCGACCTTTTTCAATGTGCTCGGCTGCATTGAACGGGAATCGGAAATGGGGGCGTTGTCAACGAATTTCACGTTAATTAAAGCCGGTTCCGTTCATAAAGCAAACGGCGGTTTTTTAGCTTTTCATATCGAGGATATTCTTGCACACCCAAGCGCCTGGGACGGTTTGCTGCGTGTCCTTCGCGCCAATAAAAGCAAAGTCGAAGACGACAGCAACGAACTTATCAAAACCAAAACACTCTCTCCCGACGCTTTTGACTTGGATTTGAAAGTTATTCTCATCGGAACTGACCAAATCTATGAAACATTGCTGGAAAATGACGACAGGTTTTCCAAACTTTTCAAAATAAAAGCTCAAATGAGCATAGACACAGACAGAACAATATCGAATATCAGGGCTTGGCTGCATAACATCGCGCACATTGTCAACGAGGCGGACTTGCTCCCTTTCGACAAAGAGGCTTTGGCGGCATTGGTTGATTATTCAACCTTGTTATGCGAAGACCACACGAAAATATCGCTTAAATTTCCGCTTATCCGGGAAACCATGATTGAAGCATCCGCCCTTGCCGAAATGGAGCAAAGGGAAACAGTCACGAAAGACTATATCCATAAAGCATATCAAGAAAAAATGTATCGTTCCGCGTATATTGAAGAATTGTTTATGGAAGAATATGACAGGGACATGATAAAAATCCAGACTTCAGGATATGCTGTGGGCAGAGTCAACGGCTTATCCGTTACCTATGCGGGACAATTTGAATTTGGCTTGCCGCACCAAATTTCCTGCACCGTGGGCGTTGGGCACGGCGGCATTATCGACTTGGAAAGGGAGTCGGAACTGGCTGGACCGATACATACAAAAGCCATGATGATTTTAAAAAGCTATTTGGTTGACCAATTCGCCCATAATAAACCTCTTGTGTTAACCGGCAGTCTTTGCTTTGAACAAAGCTATAACGGCATTGAAGGGGACTCCGCATCCGGAGCCGAACTTGTGGCGCTGCTTTCCGCAATATCAAAAACCCCTATCAACCTGAGCCTTGCTATGACAGGCGCGGTCAGCCAAGCGGGCGACATCATGGCTGTTGGCGGGGTTACCCGCAAAATCGAAGGATTTTTCAAACTTTGCGAACAACGCGGACTCACTGGCAAACAAGGTGTCATTATTCCAAAAGACAATATCGAACACCTTATGCTCAATGAAAGAGTAAGAAATGCCGTTGCCCAAGGCTTATTCGCCATTTACCCCGTAAGCCACGTCACAGAGGCGTTGGAACTCTTAACGGGTATTCCTGCGGGAAAACGCACAAAAGCCGGCAATTTCCCTAAAAACACCCTTTTCCATACCGTGGATGCGGAGCTGCACGAACTCGGCTGGCTCGCTGAAAATTCCTTTAAAACCCGTAAAAAGAAAGAAAAATAA
- a CDS encoding 4Fe-4S dicluster domain-containing protein, producing MPPVINSDLCLKCGSCVDVCPMDVFYGSKKGEIPIVTYPEECWHAEACALHCPANAIDFRIPLTMVVPIKKLHIEKSS from the coding sequence ATGCCTCCGGTAATTAATTCTGATTTATGTTTGAAATGCGGCAGTTGTGTGGATGTTTGCCCTATGGATGTGTTTTATGGTTCCAAAAAGGGGGAAATTCCCATTGTCACGTATCCTGAAGAATGTTGGCATGCCGAAGCCTGTGCCTTGCACTGTCCGGCAAACGCCATAGATTTCAGAATTCCTTTGACTATGGTCGTTCCCATAAAAAAACTTCATATAGAAAAAAGCTCATAG
- the cydB gene encoding cytochrome d ubiquinol oxidase subunit II: MSLEFLLGVWFFLWALLWAVYFMLDGFDLGAATLMPFIAKNDDEKRTVYNSSGPFWDGNEVWLITAGGVTFAAFPLAYSVMFSALYAPLLLLLFALIFRAVAFEFRSKIDTPNWRKLCDIVLFLGSFVPALLLGVAFANLFMGIPIDADGVYHGNLLMLLNPYGLAGGVFFVCIFCMHGALWLRFKAEGELAERARKAAHILWYLVLSLVIAFLALTAHYTFILDNISKSPFIYSFLVLAVLALLGVRFFMVNGKSPVSAWCCSALFIVALTLFAVLGMFPNIIISSLDPAYSITVFNGASSHLTLTIMFIVVLLGVPLVICYQAWVYWVFSHKVTAKELASDHAY, translated from the coding sequence ATGAGTTTGGAATTCTTGCTTGGTGTTTGGTTCTTTTTATGGGCTCTTTTGTGGGCTGTTTATTTCATGCTTGACGGTTTCGACCTTGGGGCTGCGACGCTCATGCCTTTTATCGCTAAAAATGATGATGAAAAACGCACCGTGTACAATTCATCAGGTCCTTTTTGGGACGGCAATGAAGTATGGCTTATCACAGCAGGCGGCGTAACCTTTGCCGCGTTTCCTCTTGCTTATTCCGTGATGTTCAGCGCCTTATACGCACCTTTGCTTTTATTGCTGTTCGCTCTTATTTTCCGTGCTGTCGCATTTGAATTCAGAAGCAAAATCGATACGCCGAATTGGCGTAAGCTCTGCGACATCGTGCTTTTTTTAGGTTCGTTCGTGCCCGCTTTGCTGCTCGGCGTTGCGTTTGCGAACCTTTTTATGGGTATTCCTATTGACGCGGACGGCGTTTATCATGGAAATCTCCTGATGCTGCTCAACCCTTACGGCTTGGCAGGCGGAGTATTTTTTGTCTGCATTTTCTGCATGCACGGTGCTTTGTGGCTCCGCTTCAAAGCGGAAGGGGAACTTGCGGAAAGAGCAAGGAAAGCCGCCCATATCTTGTGGTATCTCGTGCTTTCCCTTGTTATCGCTTTCTTGGCATTGACAGCGCATTATACGTTCATTTTGGACAATATTTCCAAAAGTCCTTTTATTTATAGTTTCCTTGTTCTTGCCGTGCTTGCTTTGCTTGGCGTCCGTTTCTTCATGGTTAATGGAAAAAGCCCTGTTTCAGCTTGGTGTTGCAGCGCCTTGTTTATTGTTGCATTGACGCTTTTTGCGGTTCTCGGAATGTTCCCTAATATCATCATTTCAAGCCTTGACCCTGCATACAGTATTACTGTTTTCAACGGCGCTTCCAGTCATTTGACGCTTACGATCATGTTTATCGTGGTGCTTCTTGGCGTGCCTTTGGTCATTTGTTACCAAGCATGGGTGTATTGGGTTTTTTCCCATAAGGTTACGGCAAAAGAATTGGCGTCCGACCATGCTTATTAG
- a CDS encoding SLC13 family permease, whose amino-acid sequence MSVSLVLRRGATLLIPCLIYLFFLGEENHKLPLYFSLTGMAVTAWMLNVFPAIGVAALLTFAYMLAGLAGPEVVFKPWTTVLPWLSFAAIILGIAMEKTNLAKRVALWCIRLSGGSFNGLAFGFILGGLLLATFLSSILARMVILCTIAVGIIDALKIDGKSRMSSALIFMAFIAGSGPQFLVIHSSESNLWAFDVLFKGTDIHMDFWTYALQCTPFSVLYTISSMLLIYLVKGKEVLSGEDLKLFLKRSYEELGPMKADEYKLSVMCVLLIAGFVFQPWTGIDPVYFLCVLAMFCYMPGIDILDPKEISGLGIMFLIFVTGCMSIGFVGGAVGANAWIIGHLVPLLSGWSENVSVLMSYVVGVIINFALTPLAGLGAITPSIGELGKAMNLNPLPIFYAFNYGLDQYVFPYETVYFLYIFVTERITLRHVVPALLVRMVLCGLLLAFVAISWWKCIGLI is encoded by the coding sequence ATGAGCGTATCACTGGTGCTGCGAAGAGGGGCAACGCTTCTTATTCCCTGTCTTATTTATTTGTTTTTTTTGGGAGAAGAAAATCATAAACTCCCGCTTTATTTTTCACTGACCGGTATGGCTGTGACTGCCTGGATGCTCAATGTTTTTCCGGCAATCGGCGTGGCCGCTCTTTTGACCTTTGCCTATATGCTTGCGGGATTGGCGGGACCTGAAGTTGTTTTCAAGCCCTGGACAACAGTTTTGCCCTGGCTTTCTTTTGCGGCAATTATTCTTGGAATTGCAATGGAAAAAACCAATCTGGCGAAACGGGTTGCTCTTTGGTGTATACGGCTTTCGGGCGGAAGTTTTAACGGGTTGGCTTTTGGCTTTATTTTGGGAGGGCTTTTGCTGGCTACCTTTCTTTCGTCCATATTGGCAAGAATGGTGATACTCTGTACCATTGCGGTGGGAATTATCGATGCCCTGAAAATAGACGGGAAATCCCGCATGTCTTCCGCATTGATTTTTATGGCATTCATTGCAGGAAGCGGTCCGCAGTTTTTGGTGATACATTCCAGTGAATCTAATCTTTGGGCTTTTGATGTGCTTTTTAAAGGAACGGACATTCATATGGATTTTTGGACGTATGCTTTGCAATGCACACCGTTTTCCGTGCTTTATACTATATCTTCCATGCTTCTGATTTATCTTGTGAAAGGCAAAGAAGTTCTTTCCGGGGAAGACCTGAAACTGTTTTTGAAACGTTCCTATGAGGAACTCGGACCTATGAAGGCAGATGAATACAAACTTTCCGTAATGTGCGTTTTGCTTATCGCCGGGTTTGTTTTTCAGCCTTGGACAGGCATAGACCCCGTATATTTCCTCTGCGTTCTTGCCATGTTCTGCTATATGCCCGGAATCGATATTTTGGACCCTAAGGAAATAAGCGGTCTTGGCATAATGTTCCTTATTTTTGTTACGGGATGTATGTCTATCGGTTTTGTGGGCGGTGCCGTCGGAGCCAATGCGTGGATTATCGGTCATCTTGTGCCTCTGCTTTCAGGCTGGAGTGAAAATGTTTCAGTGTTGATGTCTTATGTGGTTGGCGTCATCATCAATTTTGCCCTTACACCTCTTGCCGGTTTGGGCGCGATTACTCCGTCCATCGGAGAATTGGGCAAAGCCATGAATCTGAACCCTCTTCCCATATTTTACGCATTCAACTATGGATTGGATCAATATGTTTTTCCTTATGAAACCGTATACTTTCTTTATATTTTTGTAACGGAAAGAATAACGCTTCGCCATGTTGTACCTGCACTGCTTGTCCGCATGGTGCTGTGCGGTCTGTTGTTGGCTTTTGTCGCCATTTCTTGGTGGAAATGTATTGGTCTTATTTAG
- a CDS encoding FmdB family zinc ribbon protein, with translation MPLYEFHCLDCDTQFEELVFSQTELPSCPHCSSPKTEKLISRPCRNKNSSSGADIPSMPAQSSSGGCAGCSGGSCATCGH, from the coding sequence ATGCCTCTTTATGAATTTCATTGTTTGGACTGTGATACCCAATTTGAAGAACTTGTTTTTTCTCAAACAGAATTACCTTCTTGTCCGCACTGCTCAAGCCCAAAGACCGAAAAGCTCATTTCAAGACCTTGCAGAAATAAAAATTCCAGTTCCGGCGCAGATATTCCGTCAATGCCTGCCCAATCTTCCTCCGGCGGCTGTGCGGGCTGTTCCGGCGGCTCTTGCGCTACTTGCGGGCATTAA
- a CDS encoding basic amino acid ABC transporter substrate-binding protein: MKKILSSMFLALSLIAGQAQAADDETIVIATNPTWPPMQFIDMDKNIIGFEVDLLNAICDAANLKCTWKNAAWEGIFGEIESHNADVIASCVTITEARQKKYLFSEPVYNMYQALVVPTDSPIAKPEDLKGGKRVGIQIGTTAIEALKKIDADYEIVTYDEVGLALEDLANGRLDAVMCDDPVAKFYASQKEGYKGKMKIAFSSTDPEVFGFLVLKDNTALMDKLNAGFKAIKENGKEKEILTKWFGEF; the protein is encoded by the coding sequence ATGAAAAAGATTTTATCTTCAATGTTTCTTGCTTTATCTTTGATTGCCGGTCAAGCTCAGGCTGCTGATGACGAAACCATTGTGATTGCCACTAACCCAACATGGCCGCCAATGCAGTTTATCGACATGGATAAAAACATTATCGGCTTTGAAGTTGATCTTCTTAATGCGATTTGTGATGCTGCAAATCTCAAATGCACATGGAAAAATGCTGCTTGGGAAGGTATTTTCGGTGAAATTGAATCTCACAATGCTGATGTTATCGCTTCTTGCGTAACCATTACTGAAGCCCGTCAAAAGAAATATCTTTTCTCCGAACCGGTATACAATATGTATCAAGCTCTCGTTGTTCCTACCGATAGCCCTATCGCAAAGCCCGAAGACCTTAAAGGCGGAAAACGCGTGGGTATCCAAATCGGAACGACAGCTATCGAAGCTTTGAAAAAAATCGATGCTGATTATGAAATCGTAACATATGACGAAGTCGGTCTCGCTCTTGAAGATTTGGCTAATGGACGTCTTGACGCCGTTATGTGCGATGACCCGGTTGCAAAATTTTATGCAAGTCAAAAAGAAGGGTATAAAGGCAAGATGAAAATCGCATTCTCCAGCACTGACCCTGAAGTTTTCGGTTTCTTGGTATTGAAAGACAATACCGCTCTTATGGATAAATTGAACGCCGGTTTTAAAGCAATCAAAGAAAACGGCAAAGAAAAAGAAATCCTTACCAAGTGGTTCGGTGAATTTTAA
- a CDS encoding sugar phosphate nucleotidyltransferase, with protein MNKFITTVVLCGGNGTRLWPLSRELMPKQFIKFFNQGSLFQKTIRRNELFSEETIIISNKDHYYLIQDQITENCNAVNHIYIYIGNNPQKYGCGTGFCMFGC; from the coding sequence ATGAATAAATTTATAACAACTGTTGTCTTATGCGGAGGAAACGGAACAAGGCTTTGGCCTCTCAGCCGTGAGCTTATGCCTAAACAGTTCATAAAATTTTTCAATCAAGGTTCTTTGTTTCAAAAAACAATACGGCGGAATGAACTTTTTTCCGAAGAAACAATTATCATTTCCAATAAAGATCATTATTATTTAATACAAGATCAAATAACGGAAAATTGTAATGCCGTAAATCATATATATATATATATTGGAAACAATCCCCAAAAATACGGCTGCGGCACTGGCTTTTGCATGTTTGGCTGTTGA
- a CDS encoding FAD-binding protein yields MSTDFSVNHYETDFLCIGGGIAGLMAAIRAADLGMQCTVVEKANVRRSGSGGLGNDHFICYIPEVHGDYETFIDDVLRLQNGDRLRQMGADWARKFFFKTNEIAKLWESWGIPMKYNGEYYFAGHSLPGRTRAFLKYSGRDQKLVLTKEAQKRHIQIHNRRMAYELLHDENGAVKGAVAVDTREKVLHVYRAKAVLLSTGLVNNLWPFGRQSHVGATPDMLNLTADGRMMAFKAGAELCNLELPSLHSGIKYFSRNGQATWEGVLRDVTGRPLGPFLEKPEPLYGDITMEVRKELIKEANQSERGPIFMDMYGLSEEQMDTMHHWLRQEGNYTLLRHFEQENVDLMDTAVEFATYPLLMPPSSGIAFNADSETNVPGLYAAGDEGYGGIAGACVTGWWAAESADKFIKGKERCDVSCFEERIAEISENFSAMLGRDKGADWKEALQALQNITWDYCGPVRSAASLEHGLSHLRRVRQKARETLKAENPHELVLCLGMLNLYDLAELVFLMADERKESRGYHRRADYVLPDLRLNGKKQYIRKTLNNEICMTWR; encoded by the coding sequence ATGAGTACAGATTTTTCCGTCAATCATTACGAAACGGATTTTCTCTGCATAGGCGGGGGGATTGCCGGACTTATGGCAGCTATCCGCGCAGCGGATTTGGGAATGCAGTGTACTGTTGTCGAAAAGGCTAATGTCAGGCGTTCAGGTTCAGGAGGTTTGGGAAACGATCATTTTATCTGCTATATTCCGGAAGTGCACGGGGATTATGAAACGTTTATCGACGATGTCCTGCGTCTGCAAAACGGCGACAGGCTCCGGCAGATGGGGGCGGACTGGGCAAGAAAATTCTTTTTCAAGACCAATGAAATCGCAAAACTTTGGGAATCATGGGGAATACCCATGAAATACAATGGGGAATATTATTTTGCGGGTCATTCTCTTCCCGGCAGAACCAGGGCTTTTCTGAAATATTCCGGCAGGGACCAAAAGCTTGTTCTCACCAAAGAAGCCCAAAAGCGTCATATACAAATCCATAACAGGCGCATGGCTTATGAGTTGCTGCATGATGAGAACGGAGCGGTCAAAGGTGCTGTTGCGGTCGATACCAGAGAAAAAGTCTTGCATGTTTACCGTGCGAAAGCCGTGCTTCTATCCACCGGTCTTGTGAATAATCTTTGGCCGTTCGGCAGGCAGTCCCATGTGGGAGCAACGCCCGATATGCTCAATCTGACTGCCGACGGACGTATGATGGCTTTTAAAGCGGGTGCCGAGCTTTGCAATTTGGAGCTGCCTTCCCTGCATTCAGGTATAAAGTATTTTTCCCGCAACGGTCAGGCAACATGGGAGGGGGTTCTGCGCGATGTGACAGGACGTCCCCTTGGACCTTTTTTGGAAAAACCGGAACCGCTTTACGGCGATATTACGATGGAAGTCCGTAAAGAACTGATAAAAGAAGCCAATCAAAGCGAACGCGGACCGATTTTTATGGATATGTATGGACTGTCCGAGGAACAGATGGACACCATGCATCATTGGCTTCGGCAGGAGGGCAATTATACGCTTTTGCGTCATTTTGAACAGGAAAATGTTGATCTTATGGATACAGCGGTGGAATTTGCGACCTATCCGCTGTTAATGCCTCCGTCCAGCGGCATTGCTTTTAATGCCGATTCCGAAACCAATGTGCCCGGTCTTTACGCGGCAGGCGACGAAGGATACGGAGGCATTGCCGGAGCTTGCGTGACAGGCTGGTGGGCGGCGGAAAGCGCCGATAAATTTATAAAAGGTAAGGAACGTTGTGATGTTTCCTGTTTTGAAGAAAGGATTGCCGAAATTTCCGAAAACTTTTCCGCAATGCTTGGCAGGGATAAGGGCGCGGACTGGAAAGAAGCTTTGCAGGCTCTTCAAAATATTACATGGGATTATTGCGGTCCGGTGCGCAGTGCCGCAAGCTTGGAACACGGTCTTTCCCATTTGCGCCGTGTGCGCCAGAAAGCCAGAGAAACGTTAAAGGCGGAAAATCCGCATGAGTTGGTGTTATGTCTTGGCATGCTTAATCTGTATGATCTTGCTGAACTTGTTTTTCTTATGGCAGATGAAAGAAAGGAAAGCCGCGGCTATCACAGGCGGGCGGATTATGTTTTGCCTGATCTCAGACTTAACGGTAAAAAACAATATATACGCAAAACCCTAAACAATGAAATTTGCATGACATGGAGATAG
- a CDS encoding ATP-binding protein has translation MHKYKTRIADIILQKRLQSKGAVLIEGAKWCGKTTTASQFANSILYMQDPATKNQNLKMADIAPGKLLQGETPRLIDEWQLAPKLWDAVRFEVDQRDEFNQFILTGSAVPADLADISHTGIGRIARMTMRPMSLFESGESAGSVSIKELFAGNAQIDGTNKLTIEDIAYLICRGGWPKALDCNQEIALQQAIDYYDAVVNMDISRVDNVERNPERTKKILQSYARFIGSQTKIPTIKEDVRTSEADTISDATVSSYIDALKKIFVVEDCPAWNPNLRSKTAIRTSNTRYFTDPSIAAAAMGIGPQDLINDLNTMGLFFENLCLRDLRIYAEVLDGNVYHYRDKSGLECDAVIHLRNGSYGLIEIKLGGDTLINEGVATLNKLAKDIDTTRMKQPSFKMILTGLGNYAYKREDDIFIVPVSCLKM, from the coding sequence ATGCATAAATATAAGACAAGAATTGCAGATATAATTTTACAAAAACGATTACAGAGCAAAGGTGCAGTGCTGATTGAGGGGGCTAAGTGGTGTGGAAAAACAACCACTGCAAGTCAGTTTGCAAACAGTATTCTTTACATGCAAGACCCTGCAACGAAAAATCAAAATCTCAAAATGGCGGATATTGCCCCTGGTAAACTCTTGCAGGGTGAAACGCCACGCCTTATTGATGAGTGGCAGCTTGCCCCTAAACTATGGGACGCTGTGCGTTTTGAAGTTGACCAGCGTGACGAGTTCAACCAATTTATTTTGACCGGCTCTGCTGTTCCTGCTGATTTGGCGGACATATCCCACACAGGTATCGGCAGAATTGCACGAATGACCATGCGTCCCATGAGTTTATTTGAGTCTGGCGAAAGTGCAGGAAGTGTATCAATAAAAGAACTTTTTGCAGGCAACGCACAAATTGACGGAACAAACAAGCTTACGATTGAAGATATTGCATATCTTATCTGCCGCGGCGGCTGGCCTAAGGCTCTTGACTGCAATCAGGAAATAGCCTTACAGCAAGCCATTGATTATTATGACGCAGTTGTGAATATGGATATTTCAAGGGTTGATAATGTTGAAAGAAATCCAGAACGGACAAAGAAAATCTTACAGTCTTATGCCCGTTTTATTGGTTCACAAACAAAGATTCCCACTATCAAAGAAGATGTCCGCACAAGTGAAGCAGACACCATTTCTGACGCCACAGTAAGCTCTTATATTGACGCTCTCAAAAAAATATTTGTCGTGGAAGATTGTCCTGCGTGGAACCCGAATTTACGCTCAAAAACAGCAATCAGGACGTCCAATACCCGTTATTTCACAGATCCTTCCATTGCAGCGGCAGCCATGGGTATTGGTCCTCAAGACCTTATCAATGATTTGAATACAATGGGGCTTTTTTTTGAAAACCTGTGCTTGCGTGATTTACGCATTTATGCAGAAGTCCTGGACGGAAATGTTTACCATTACCGTGACAAGTCAGGCTTGGAATGTGACGCTGTTATTCATTTACGCAATGGTTCATACGGACTGATAGAAATAAAACTCGGCGGTGATACTCTGATTAACGAGGGCGTTGCAACTCTCAACAAACTTGCTAAAGATATTGACACAACAAGAATGAAACAACCAAGCTTTAAAATGATACTCACAGGACTAGGCAATTACGCCTATAAACGAGAAGATGATATTTTCATTGTTCCTGTTTCTTGCTTGAAGATGTAA